In Vibrio gallicus, a single window of DNA contains:
- a CDS encoding AMP-binding protein — MTQKPPSFRPITHLFHHPRDAKMVVAFDSENDITWQTLQQDVASVVGQLENTNAHRVALTFLCSYQFSVALLACCFSNKHIVLPGNYQSQALNELGSEFDLLLHDNAIDPTTQEVSCAWLDLHSTNRGAIQWPVLDPKQIALTLFTSGSSGQPKAIHKSLYQLSHEVEILEALWGEQLTDTRIYSTVSHQHIYGLLYRILWPLCAARPFSTTNLEYPEQLVHIASNKSTLISSPALLKRLTAEHQQGKIRCVFSSGGPLSNNAANHAKLLLGHYPIEVFGSTETGGIAHRQQVTTSQPWQLFPNVSAKLNDEGCLRLMAEHISPSSWYQTADQCRLFDDTHFELLGRTDRVVKIEEKRVSLVEVEKRLDQLEWVEESAVISMQDGNRLSLFATLVLTAQGDEQFTTLGKGKFWLAIRAKLRLWLEPVAIPRKIRTVKEIPLNSQGKRQVAEIEKLFANEQQGKA, encoded by the coding sequence ACCATCCGCGTGATGCCAAGATGGTGGTCGCTTTTGATTCAGAAAATGACATTACATGGCAAACGCTTCAACAAGACGTAGCAAGCGTCGTGGGGCAACTTGAAAATACAAACGCCCATAGAGTTGCACTGACTTTTCTATGCAGTTATCAATTTAGCGTCGCTCTGCTGGCATGTTGCTTCTCAAATAAACACATTGTTCTGCCAGGCAATTATCAATCACAAGCGCTTAATGAGCTTGGTAGTGAGTTTGACCTACTCCTACATGACAACGCCATCGATCCAACCACTCAAGAGGTTAGCTGCGCATGGTTAGATTTGCATTCAACCAACCGCGGCGCGATACAGTGGCCAGTACTAGACCCAAAACAGATTGCGTTGACCCTATTTACATCAGGCTCAAGTGGTCAACCTAAGGCTATCCATAAATCCCTATACCAGCTCAGCCATGAAGTGGAAATTCTAGAGGCTTTATGGGGCGAACAGTTAACAGATACGCGCATCTATAGCACGGTATCTCATCAGCACATCTACGGCTTGTTATACCGCATACTTTGGCCTCTTTGTGCCGCACGCCCGTTTTCAACCACTAATCTAGAATATCCAGAGCAGCTCGTACATATCGCGAGTAATAAATCAACGCTCATAAGTAGCCCTGCGCTTCTTAAGCGCCTTACCGCTGAACATCAGCAAGGTAAGATTCGCTGCGTCTTTTCTTCCGGTGGCCCCCTTAGTAACAATGCAGCCAATCACGCCAAGTTATTATTAGGCCATTATCCAATCGAAGTTTTTGGAAGCACAGAAACTGGTGGAATCGCCCATCGTCAGCAAGTTACCACCAGCCAACCGTGGCAGCTTTTCCCCAATGTGAGTGCTAAACTCAACGATGAGGGCTGTTTAAGGCTAATGGCAGAGCACATTAGTCCTTCATCTTGGTATCAAACAGCGGATCAATGTCGCTTGTTTGACGATACCCATTTTGAATTATTGGGCCGTACAGACCGCGTGGTAAAGATCGAAGAAAAACGCGTTTCTTTGGTTGAGGTTGAGAAGCGGTTAGACCAGCTCGAGTGGGTGGAAGAATCCGCAGTTATTTCGATGCAAGATGGCAATCGTTTATCGTTGTTCGCCACATTAGTACTGACTGCGCAAGGTGACGAACAGTTCACCACGTTAGGCAAGGGTAAATTTTGGTTGGCAATTCGCGCGAAACTTAGACTTTGGTTAGAGCCCGTTGCCATTCCAAGAAAGATACGCACCGTAAAAGAAATCCCTTTAAACAGCCAAGGCAAGCGTCAGGTTGCAGAGATTGAGAAATTGTTCGCAAATGAACAACAAGGTAAGGCATAA
- a CDS encoding ApeI family dehydratase: MDKRKPTLVQSKVDTSHAILQFNVDSDILDFQGHFSQFPLLPGVTQIDWALHYAIKYLNTPPAFKGMEVIKFQEPILPGSTAFLELNWDSEKQKLAFKYTSLDGERIVVHSSGKMKLGAVSE; encoded by the coding sequence ATGGATAAACGAAAACCCACTCTTGTTCAATCGAAGGTTGACACCTCTCATGCCATCCTTCAATTCAATGTAGATTCAGATATACTTGATTTTCAAGGGCATTTTAGTCAATTCCCGCTTTTACCCGGAGTGACTCAAATAGACTGGGCACTGCACTATGCCATCAAATACCTAAACACCCCTCCGGCATTTAAAGGGATGGAAGTAATTAAATTTCAAGAGCCTATTTTGCCAGGCAGCACTGCCTTTCTCGAACTAAATTGGGACAGCGAAAAACAAAAATTGGCCTTTAAATATACCTCACTCGATGGTGAGCGTATTGTGGTGCATTCTTCGGGAAAAATGAAGCTAGGGGCAGTAAGTGAGTAA